Part of the Tenebrio molitor chromosome 4, icTenMoli1.1, whole genome shotgun sequence genome, ACACTTACCTACATGCTTTAATTAGGTATTATTGAGATTTATATGAAAATTGTTGTTTGTATATTTAACACTTCAACAGATTTGTTCCCAAAGAACAATTTACACCAATcaattctttttaatttacaatgggAATTAGACGAATTGTAATGACCCGGAGTATAATATAAACATATGTAtattttagatatagctgttccaaattcccataatataacacaaacatataacacaaaaattaataaatatttagagctctccgttgctatgagaaatctttggagtttagaaaaaaaatctattttaccacttataatttcagcaaagGGAATAGttccgcaatctctttttaaaaatttaaaaattctgaatttagataacacattggtagttgaaattcaaaaaggtatattattatactcatgtcacatcgtgaggaaattccttaacattgacacagaacataatacgcaacaaagtcaaaatgcggaggtgagacgccggtaattatgttgataagcactgcactattacttgatagaaatacctatccgtaatagtgtatgtactccggcaaaattgccgtgccgccggatGGCGGAGGGACATTATACACATAGGGGGGATCTCACGAATGATAATACGTAAAGACCGGATTTTAGGCCTTTTTCCAGCCATTATCCggaaacttaaaaataaatctcttcCGCCAAAAATTACGTATTTTGGAATGCATTTGTTATCGCCTAAAATgcctatttttcaaaataaacgcCTTAATTGCCTAAAGGGCCTAAAAAGTGTTTTATAGGTCTTAAAGGCCCTTATTTTCGACCTAAAATaggatatttttataaataatatttttcattaatttacaattttttagtgaTAGTGATTTTGATTTAGTGCGGATGTGATTTCGGTACTTTTGACACAATCGACAATCAAAATGAGACTGCGGCTTCCTTTAGCCACCAACCTAACGTTTTGTATGATATCTACAAGTGCGCaagcaaaaacaaacgaaatgccaaaaacaaaacgaaattatAAAGACAAGTTAGCCCAATGGACTGatgacaaaaaatataatttcaaaactgatAATTTGTTTGCCAGGCGAACAGTCGCTAAATTCAATGTAATccataattacaataataactaaataaaataatttgactacTACTTTTATATGCGTGTAAAATACTGttaactttcaaattttttgtttgttttttttttatttttttttttaaatttgaaaaatttttgttatatctTTTAATAAAGTACTACTGGGATTTTCTTGGCACAAGAGTGAGACGTCGCCAACTCCGACCGGAGACGCTGAATGGCTTAAGAGTGGCTCTGGAGGAAGAATGTGCTCAAAtacctcaaaattacattgCCACTCTCATTCAAAGTATGCCAAATCGTTTAAGAGACGTTATAAAAGCTCGTGGTGGTAACACCCGTTATTAATGTTGAATTAGTAGTGTTATTGTAGGGCTTAATTGTTAATTGATCAAATATtccattatttttgtaaatttaacttttcttcatttcattttttcattgtAAAGATGGTGTTACTTAGTTATTTAAACACAATTTAAGAGATTTCATGATTTTTCATGTACCACAATAACAGTTTTGTTGGTGTCCGGAATTTTTTGAGCGGCAGTGTATTTCAGTGACGCCTGTTTTTGTGccttttttgataattttagcGCCTAAAAGTGTGTTGTAACGACCTATTTTAGGCGCCTATTTCTATAAATTTTAACCGCCTAAAATCCGGTCTTTAAAATACGTCctacggaattgaaaatgcaacccttAAGTCATTtacaaagttaacgtggatatttgcTTTCTTATAAATAACACgaaacatacagggtgatttacgaatagtgtctgattgatttacaaaaatataattacattttttgacacatttgATTAATactattgatttatttttctgaaatcgGATTACTATGATcccaaaattttattcaaattgaaaaacagcGATGATTATGAGAGAGTAATTTGTATTGCAGGAATAAAGGAGCTAAATCAGACATTATTTGTGAATCACCTAGTATACAAttcatccattttcaatatacattactgttaggaaattttctttttttgttttgcaatgaaaatgttttattttttctaatgttGCACATTCAAAGTGGgcgttttaaattttgtcaaaaaatttgacactgtcagattataacgggccttcaaataaatttatatttagaacaacctatggaaattcaattgtttgcaacagttttccagcgtagaaaatgacacaagaaacgtctgacattttaacgaaataaaattaggttcgaaaatatttttaatttttatagtgCATTCTatctattccccctccacggaatatgacaatatgaaattgggaaaaagcttactttGTAACCTCTGTAACTCCgaagaataattggttactttacgctgttaacagaattagaatgtcgcctacgcctactttaaatatatatttatttgaaggccccatatttattattgaaaaaaacacaattaagTAGCGATATCATGGCAGGGCCCTAGGCAGGGTTATTAAGAGAAAATGCCTCATTTTAGAGACAGAACAAAGTGTTCATcggtgttaaaaaaaattggtaagtAAATGATCAAAGTTTGGGGAAGATGCTAGTTGACCGAATGGTTGGGGAGATTTTTGCCGTAAGTTGATAAATCcacttaatttaaattgatctatttaaaatgttaaattcaatCTTATGCTTCCGCTCTGTGTCCTGCTCTGAAATTTTTTCGGTAAAATCTATTTACGTACACCTACTCACCTACTGATTTCAATGCCGGTATATAATATTAACCTGTAGATAccatattttaagtaaaatattgaAGACTATAATCGATTCACGATGAATGTGGATAAGGGGTcgctgtgatttatttttatcatgttGGATAAACTgactcaattttatattttttcctgtcaGAAATATGACATGATTGTTccgacgtttaaatttgaacaatgttgtttaatttaattaaaccttgcacatttgtttttttaaatattcaagtTCAAATTTCAGAGGCTTTCATTCTCAGATTATGATTTAATACGAAATATGTTCCAGCTGGCAACTCTGTTACCGTTTCCATCACATAATTTAACCTTAATTAAAGTCAAACTAACATAACTAAGGCTGGGACTTTCTTGGATTTTGGTATTCGAATAGTTatacaccgttcacgttgtatTGATCATtggtaaattcgcattatgttggttttCTGCacgtcactatttacaaacataaccacatagccaaaaaataaaattatttgaccttgaaatactgaatttactacgctaaattcgcattatgttggttccctacatctcactattttaagaatcACATAGCCGAATATTCGAATAGTTATTCGAATTTTCGACTATTCGAATATTCGAATTTACACTTGTTCGAATTTTACATAGTCAcctattcaaatattcgaataattcgaatacgATTCCCAGCCTTAAACATAACACGAAAGCCATCAATTTCTATTagggaattttatttgctcCCTAGCTATTACCAACAATGTTACCAGATGTCACAGCCACCCGTTATCCACATTCATCGTGGATTGATTATACATATACactattctttatcttggtgagtggtcgatGCGATTAAGCAAGCCATAGGtagctttgtaagttttactttttccaccaaatttttgtgtggtgtaaatcacatattaactgtcatcactgtcattcagattcagaataataaattataaaggtgttttttttttcgttgctatgatatgttAGCAATGATGCCGTGTTTGTGATCTAGTCCCCCAGGCTAAATTTCATCATATTTAACACTGATGAAGAAACGGAATTCAAACGTATTCGTGAAAGAAATGTTTGGATATGTGTTGAAACCACCTTTGAAAGTTGGCTCATTGAATTATGTCCCACATCAATAACAgaatcatttaattttacagATAGTTCAGTTGTAACTTCCAAAAGCTCTTGCGCGTTAATAAaaggccaaaaaaaaaacaaaaacaatttcttcATGTTCCATGATTAGCCTAAATTGTGTACCTTCTTTGGTATCCGTCTTTTTTAACACACCCAATATTATAGATATAAGGGATTACATTCATTTCAGATCAACATATGTGGTCCGATAATTCTGCCGATGTAAAACCCACTACTGTAGCAATTCCATCCAGAGAAAAATcatgtttaatgttttatgtttcTTTATGTAAAACATGCGTTTTGAAGATTCCAAAATTAAACCATACCTACACGTCAACAAATGTAGCAAGAGACTATGATGTACACTCTTGGCAATCTCGTCAATTGAACTTAGAATTTAAGGAAAAAACATTaacttttttcaaagaaaaaacagaTATTGATACCAAAGGCCACTGGGGAATTGACATCAGAGAATGTTCCGAAATTGTAGATGATAAaggtaacattttattatttatttatatttgcaTAAGTATCTgttcaattttatttcagtAATTTACAGGACACAAATAACTGACAAAAATCAGACCAACTCTATTTGCCAAATTATGTCATCCGTCGGTAAAAGATCCAAAAGAAATGCTCCTGCAAAAGAACAAAAAGAAGGATCTGAATGTGAAGCGGGAAAATTAGGACCGCCACACTGTGACGTCAGTTGTGAATCTGTATTGGGAAAGAAGTATAAGTTTTGTGAAGAACATCGCATTTGTGAAAACACAAAATGCAGTTGTGCTTGGGGATATACAGGACTGCGGTGTAATACACGtgagtaaaaattttgaaaataacatACAGGTGTCCGCACGAAGTGTTTGGATGTGTCTATCTGATATCTGTAAGGTTATAGTCTAAGATCCCACTGCATGATTTCTACgttcatctgttttttaatcaaaataccaTTATTATAGATAATATTGAATAGAGAAATATGTTTCTGCAGGATTGCCTATCAAAATATGgccgcaagtattttttaattaaaattaaattaattaattttttccaaacagtttcgttcacttgttttttacataaattataattcatttcaaagagAGATGTGTAAAGAACTTGAAAAGTTTGGGTTGCCATTTCTCAGTTGGCCGCAACCCTTTGGCAACCGGGTGTAAACATGCACCtctctgtttaatttataacttCATAACGTATCCTCATAAAttatacatcaaattaaagctaatttttttctctacacGATGGAATACGGTTGCTTATGGAAAAGCGGCCGCAAATAGGGGTAACTGTTAAAGATAGATAAGAGCGAAAGAGAGTTAGCGCACCACACCGTGCATCAGATAAGGATGCATTGTGcgtggttaaaataaaaatgacgctATCTAATTGAGCAAAAATGACGTGAAGTTGGCAACTGAGAAATGGCAACCAAAACTTTTCAAGTTCTTTACACATCTctctttgaaatgaattataatttatcttaaaaacaagtgaacgaaactgtttggaaaaaaataattaatttaattttaattaaaaaatacttgcggcCATATTTTGATAGGCAACCCGGCAGAAACGTATTTCTCTACTCATAATCATCTATAAAGAttgtattttgattaaaaaacagatgaacGTAGAAATCATGCAGTGGGATCTCGTACTATTACAAAGTTAGGATTTAAGTGAATCCACATGGGGACGTAATTTAGTACagttttgttattgttatgttatgttatgttattattctcgatttttttatccacaataatattacatttttatacatcaaaattaaaatatcataaGAACTCtgtgtaatttaaaatgttgcaAATGGGAGTGGCTGATGGTTGAGTAGTAGCATGACACCTGTCTTAAATTACGTCCCCACCAGAAATAGACGCATCCACTCTATTCCCCTGGACATCCGGTATAATATCTACCTGTATAACACATCAATTATATAGAACTATGACAATTTTCTAGGGTGCGAAAACGGAAAATGGGGACTAtcttgtaaaaaattatgcCAATCAGATTGCGGGACATGTGATAGAGTAACTGGAACTTGTGGGAACCATTACTTACTATGTAAGTAACTTACTAGTAGATGTACATTTTTTAGTGTGCGATTGTGCTCCAAGTGTTCTGCtttaattgataaaaattgtttatatgCACTCAGACTCCACTTTATGTGGATTTGCTCTTCGTTGTTTCACTAGTTAAAGAAATTtccgtttattaaataaaataaatacatacatagacTTCTGAACTACGTCATACGAGTTTAGTTATAACGTCTTTTCCTTTATCTACCGAAAATCTAAAGTAATTCGaaatttttgctaaatttgtaaatttttttcttcagtttttcgaACCCTTTAAAAGGTTGGAAAGTGAGCGATTATATGTGTACTTTTGAACCGGTCAGAAACAGTGAAAAAGGAGTCAGTAATCGGTTAGTAATGAAACCCAATACTGACCTGTGAGGGCGCTACTATCGCACCAGTCGCGAAAATCTTTGTACGTTTTTTCGTATCgtagtttgtttttttcagGTAAGAGATTGAGTGTAAATTTTTGTGCGGATTCCCGCAATTCTGGGGGGTACATTCTATTTTACTATGgcatattttgtttgttaaaaaatctgGGCAAATGCAAATTTGGTGGCTTTTGTGAactcaaatttaataaaatctcaaTCGTGCAGCCCTACTAAGTGTTAATATTTTGCcgaaataaacaataatattatgGAGGTAGAtttctatttatattttattattataatgttgctTGTTATTAACGAGAACTAGCTCACCTCGAGTCAAGTCTCTCGGTAAACTACAgttctctcgacaggaatggaaTACTTTTCCCCTCGGTATGTAATGTACTATAAATGTATTCAAAAATTAGAAGGAAGATAAACTAGGTATGCATTCAGATTTTTATGGGccataaatttgttttaaaaagattttttaaaaataaataaaaatatgtcgGGAATATCACTGTGTCTACTTATTTCGGCACTCatcataattgtttttttacatGTTTTTCACTATAAAAGCACAGCAAGACTGTAATTGCGTAAAATGGCGGTGGTGTGTTTACTAAACACCAGGGAAGCGCGTGTAATGTGATTTTGCTTTATACGTTTTTGTGAAGCCAGTGTGCAATATCTTCAATATCTTGTGATATGTATTAGGTATTTCTCCAACGCCTCGTTATTTAAACTTGCTCACGTGTGCAAAAAAATGGCGCTTTAGAAACTCGTTGTTTCGGCTCGACGCGAGGGTCGcaggttcgattccgacccagggagaaatttaaaaaaaatagaaaaa contains:
- the LOC138127882 gene encoding uncharacterized protein isoform X2, whose amino-acid sequence is MKFQIILICVYLSFDKYIYSNIVTLQKENEISCITENSDHPIFIDPPATMINKEPVKFLKQDNWNNANWLLKDVNQFSYGAVTDKRWEDFEIVKTNYHRFISVTSVSFSVYSPFEVEFFTNDDDNLDYFKWNQSDQKWLSFTILLQNNNVFYLENDEVIRTTPDFKPYEIVVTTKNETFWKIHKYQHMWSDNSADVKPTTVAIPSREKSCLMFYVSLCKTCVLKIPKLNHTYTSTNVARDYDVHSWQSRQLNLEFKEKTLTFFKEKTDIDTKGHWGIDIRECSEIVDDKVIYRTQITDKNQTNSICQIMSSVGKRSKRNAPAKEQKEGSECEAGKLGPPHCDVSCESVLGKKYKFCEEHRICENTKCSCAWGYTGLRCNTRCENGKWGLSCKKLCQSDCGTCDRVTGTCGNHYLLFFRTL
- the LOC138127882 gene encoding uncharacterized protein isoform X7; this encodes MKFQIILICVYLSFDKYIYSNIVTLQKENEISCITENSDHPIFIDPPATMINKEPVKFLKQDNWNNANWLLKDVNQFSYGAVTDKRWEDQHMWSDNSADVKPTTVAIPSREKSCLMFYVSLCKTCVLKIPKLNHTYTSTNVARDYDVHSWQSRQLNLEFKEKTLTFFKEKTDIDTKGHWGIDIRECSEIVDDKVIYRTQITDKNQTNSICQIMSSVGKRSKRNAPAKEQKEGSECEAGKLGPPHCDVSCESVLGKKYKFCEEHRICENTKCSCAWGYTGLRCNTRCENGKWGLSCKKLCQSDCGTCDRVTGTCGNHYLLFGSVGISGLLLSLIIIVSMKRHNSIKCWKQRYQGVSTEINQTWI
- the LOC138127882 gene encoding uncharacterized protein isoform X4; the protein is MKFQIILICVYLSFDKYIYSNIVTLQKENEISCITENSDHPIFIDPPATMINKEPVKFLKQDNWNNANWLLKDVNQFSYGAVTDKRWEDFEIVKTNYHRFISVTSVSFSVYSPFEVEFFTNDDDNLDYFKWNQSDQKWLSFTILLQNNNVFYLENDEVIRTTPDFKPYEIVVTTKNETFWKIHKYQHMWSDNSADVKPTTVAIPSREKSCLMFYVSLCKTCVLKIPKLNHTYTSTNVARDYDVHSWQSRQLNLEFKEKTLTFFKEKTDIDTKGHWGIDIRECSEIVDDKVIYRTQITDKNQTNSICQIMSSVGKRSKRNAPAKEQKEGSECEAGKLGPPHCDVSCESVLGKKYKFCEEHRICENTKCSCAWGYTGLRCNTRCENGKWGLSCKKLCQSDCGTCDRVTGTCGNHYLLC
- the LOC138127882 gene encoding uncharacterized protein isoform X6, with the protein product MKFQIILICVYLSFDKYIYSNIVTLQKENEISCITENSDHPIFIDPPATMINKEPVKFLKQDNWNNANWLLKDVNQFSYGAVTDKRWEDFEIVKTNYHRFISVTSVSFSVYSPFEVEFFTNDDDNLDYFKWNQSDQKWLSFTILLQNNNVFYLENDEVIRTTPDFKPYEIVVTTKNETFWKIHKYQHMWSDNSADVKPTTVAIPSREKSCLMFYVSLCKTCVLKIPKLNHTYTSTNVARDYDVHSWQSRQLNLEFKEKTLTFFKEKTDIDTKGHWGIDIRECSEIVDDKVIYRTQITDKNQTNSICQIMSSVGKRSKRNAPAKEQKEGSECEAGKLGPPHCDVSCESVLGKKYKFCEEHRICENTKCSCAWGYTGLRCNTRCENGKWGLSCKKLCQSDCGTCDRVTGTCGNHYLL
- the LOC138127882 gene encoding uncharacterized protein isoform X1 → MKFQIILICVYLSFDKYIYSNIVTLQKENEISCITENSDHPIFIDPPATMINKEPVKFLKQDNWNNANWLLKDVNQFSYGAVTDKRWEDFEIVKTNYHRFISVTSVSFSVYSPFEVEFFTNDDDNLDYFKWNQSDQKWLSFTILLQNNNVFYLENDEVIRTTPDFKPYEIVVTTKNETFWKIHKYQHMWSDNSADVKPTTVAIPSREKSCLMFYVSLCKTCVLKIPKLNHTYTSTNVARDYDVHSWQSRQLNLEFKEKTLTFFKEKTDIDTKGHWGIDIRECSEIVDDKVIYRTQITDKNQTNSICQIMSSVGKRSKRNAPAKEQKEGSECEAGKLGPPHCDVSCESVLGKKYKFCEEHRICENTKCSCAWGYTGLRCNTRCENGKWGLSCKKLCQSDCGTCDRVTGTCGNHYLLFGSVGISGLLLSLIIIVSMKRHNSIKCWKQRYQGVSTEINQTWI
- the LOC138127882 gene encoding uncharacterized protein isoform X3, whose protein sequence is MKFQIILICVYLSFDKYIYSNIVTLQKENEISCITENSDHPIFIDPPATMINKEPVKFLKQDNWNNANWLLKDVNQFSYGAVTDKRWEDFEIVKTNYHRFISVTSVSFSVYSPFEVEFFTNDDDNLDYFKWNQSDQKWLSFTILLQNNNVFYLENDEVIRTTPDFKPYEIVVTTKNETFWKIHKYQHMWSDNSADVKPTTVAIPSREKSCLMFYVSLCKTCVLKIPKLNHTYTSTNVARDYDVHSWQSRQLNLEFKEKTLTFFKEKTDIDTKGHWGIDIRECSEIVDDKVIYRTQITDKNQTNSICQIMSSVGKRSKRNAPAKEQKEGSECEAGKLGPPHCDVSCESVLGKKYKFCEEHRICENTKCSCAWGYTGLRCNTRCENGKWGLSCKKLCQSDCGTCDRVTGTCGNHYLLY